The Coffea arabica cultivar ET-39 chromosome 9c, Coffea Arabica ET-39 HiFi, whole genome shotgun sequence nucleotide sequence tcattaaaaaaaaaaaaaaaaaacttaaattgATGAGAATTTGGATGACCTGACATGTTCGTAACGATAAGTATGCGATAACACTATCTTACTaatttttctttggttttgcCAATTTGTCTTCATCCATTTTCTGCAGCTAGAACAACGAACAACGTTGGAAATCCAATAACTGATGCCCGTGGCAACGTAGCAAATCCCTTTCACTATGGATCTGGCCACTTTCAGCCATCAAAAGCTGCAGATCCTGGACTTGTTTATAATGCTACTTACAACGACTATCTTCTCTTCCTTTGCTACGCTAGGAGTCGTCTTGTTTCCAACTGCCCAAATGTCGTGCCTTCACCAAGCAATCTTAACTATCCCTCGCTTGCAATTGCAAACCTAAACAGACCCATAACAGTGAGGAGAAGTGTTACTAATGTCGGTGCAGCCAACAGCACATATCAAGTGAAAATCGAACAGCCTTTGGGATACTCAGTTAACATATTTCCATCAACTCTACGCTTCAGTCAGATTGGAGAAATTAAAAGCTTCAACATTACAGTTCAAGCAACAAACACAGCACAGAGAAATGTGTTCACATTTGGTTCGTTTACTTGGAGTGATGGAGTCCACCTAGTCAGAAGCCCCATTGCCGTATCATCATCTTAGTGATCTTTGGCCATTCATGCAGTCACCAGCTCCATGGGACTTTGATATATCTATcagcggttttttttttttgtgtcttgaAAAATAATACTCCGGTTTTATCATTACCGGTGGTGTATCACTTCCCATGTGGAGTGATAATGTgaattttagttttctttctcaCTTTTTATGGAGTAATGATGATGTGGAAATTGTTACAGTAAACAAATAGTACTTGGATCAAATTTATAACAGTGTCGGACCCATAAGGCGatcgttaaaatatatttcatgtgttatatttttagaaatataaaattaattagggaagataaataaaaacaaagaagacaAGATTAAATAGGGAAAGTATATAAATACAAgagaaaataatataattgttaatacgtgtatatatataatagatTATGTGAATGTTAGGTGTGTTAACGAATGTTCTAAGGACACCCGTTTGAAAAACCCAATTTATACTGCTTAATTATTTTTTCCAGTCTTACCTCATACACTTCTTATATAACCCCAGTTAAGCTTTGACGTTTGCAAATTTCTAAATTCATGACTTGTTACAAAGTTGGCGTATTTCTGTTCTGGCTTGCGGTTAGTTTATTCTGGAACTAGTTCTGTTTACTTTCTGCTAAGGGCCAAATCAAAATGAATGTCCAAAGTCCCAAACTTCAGCTAATGGCCAGCTATGTAtattggggaaaaaaaaggacAGAGAAACATTTCAATGGCCAGCTAATGGCAaattttttactcttttttgacaaaattttttgacttttttttttgcatggcATTCATCAAATAATCCAATTGAATAACGACTTGACTACTTTATTGAGTAAAACTTCCAAAACGGTGACGTGCATATATGCTTTTTGTACTTTTAAAAATGCAACAATAGAATTGTTGTGGCAGTCAATGGACCTAAAAGGTGATGTGACAATGGGTTGATACAATACTAGTACGTAACCAAGAAGTGCAGCACCTTCAAGTTGTGCTTTGAAGATGAAGTTGCAAGGGTAATGATGATTGTGTGCTGTGATTTTCATTTCATATTTTCACCCCTGTACAAAATGAGGATGTGGAGAATATGCACAATGCAATTTAGACAAGTAAAATTGATTTAGGAGTCAGTTGTGGAATTTGGGACATAGGTTTAGGGGATTTGGTGATGTGGTGGATGTCTTAAGAGgcaaattttgttttttatttgttttcaccGACTTGCCACCAAGTTAGCAATTTGGGCGTTAATTGGATGTGTATATGGCACATAAAGAGAGGTTTACTCCTAGTACAGAAATTTTAAGGGATAGTTTCAAAAACTTCCCCCGAGATTTCTTATAATATCACTCAGTTCTTTTgagatttttaaaatctcacttatCTCTCTTAGATTGACATTTTTTGTAACATTTTAACCCCTTTGgagaaaatacaagaaagataaaaaatgTGTTCGAATACTGCCCTTATATTATCCTACTTATGAAATTTATAaccacaataaaaataaaagggtaaaaaacaaaaaagtcccCTGTGGTAAGTCTAATACATAGAAAAACTtcttatggtttcaaaatatacaatacgaCACCTCATGCTttaaactaaattgtaaaggtgacggaatctattaaacttaacggaaatgacttattggaatctaaaaaaaaaatttatatctaatttttatcaaatagaCCTATTCAACCCCTGAactctcaattctctctatttagaaaataaaacaaatgatttttttgagctgttttttgcttaattatatcaggatattttggttatttcatccatttccatTAAGTTTAACAGATTCCGttacctttacaatttagtttaaAGTATAAGGGGTCGTGTTATATATCTTGAAACCAtggggggcttttctgtgtattagattTATCATAGggggtttttttattttttacccaaaataaaataaggttaaATTCTTATAAGGTGTAAATTTCTTGATGTAAACtgtttattttaattgtattggaacaaaagcaaaatttaCACCTTGAAAAATTCACATGTATGAAGAGATTATTTGAGTTTTCAACACAACTTAAACTACACCAtgaattaaaatatattttcccAAAAAATATCTTGACTTTCTTAATTGTAACTATgcacgaaatttttttaaggtgtTAATTACTCTCTAAAATCCTCTTAAGTGGTTGATtttgattagatttaatttatTCACGTCCTTTGCAATTCCACCATGACTCCAATGTAAAAAAATATGGATCATTATTAGTtaacaatttctttttttaatttacattttttgcttttaaaattttattttgtttcggCTTTTTGGTTAAATAGTTATTAAGAGCAAGGATAATGTTGTCAAATTGTGACCATTGATAAGAATATTTAATCTTGTCAAGTTAACAAGAGAGGTAAGTGAGATTGTAAAAACTTGAGAGgagttgagtgatattatgaCAAACTTGAGGGGAGTTTTTTTTATCCCATATTTTAATCTTATCCATCCATTTGATTGATGGGGTAATGGTTTCTGTTGAATGGTTGGTATGACATGCGAGACTAAACCTTTCATTGACATTTTCATTCGCTcctagattaaaaaaaaaaaaattcccactCCAGTCAAAAAAAGCCCTTTGCATCAAATTATTTTGCAATGAGATGAAACTTTTGAAACAGTTACATAGACACTTCCGCAAggtgaataataataagttgAGTTCTCAAATGGTGTGAATCAAATTTCAGATACACCAAAGCAAACAGGAAAAATTAGAATATTTTACAGTAAACGTTTTTACATGCTAAAAAAGTATGATTTAAGCACCTAATACACAAGATCAGAAAACAACATATCGCCCGAATCCTTTCAGCTAACCTACACACAGACTCCATTGATGATCATGTTCTCTGGTCTGCAAAGAACCACAGCTAATTAAGATATGTCTATAATGGATGACAAGCAAATAAGAAAAGGAGATGCAAACCATAAACTGTGGCCAGAAgcactatatatatatgtcaaaTGCAAAATTACTAACAATAGAACCTCTAGTTCATGTGTTTGCGATTCTTTTTTCTCTTGTGAAGCTACATTTCTACTATCAATAAAAGCTATACATGTGCATTAAAAAAACAACAGAACCTTTAAAGGGCTAAGTACTCATTagtaagcaagaaaaaaaaattacaatcatGATGTTATTCCTCATGGCTCCAAGTTACAAGAAATATAACAATTCTAAAGGTTTATTTTTTCGACACAGAGGCATTCAGACTttcggcccgactaatcccctacGGTCCGAGAGGAGAGGTCCATTCCTCTCAAACATGTTAACCCGGGACTCGATCCTTGGTGGTCATATCCTAAAGAGGAGCAACACACCACACAAGCTACCCCGGGTTGGGCATTCTAAAGGTTTCTCTTGACAAATTATAAATTTTCAATACCATTTTGAGAAAGTGAAGCAGATGCTTAATATGTATGCTTTTTAAGACGAAATTATATGCATTGTATCATTTTAGGTTCTCACATTCGAGGAAAAGGGTTTACACTTTAGTTTCAACTCCTAATGAAGGGCTGAAAATGGAAATGAGTACAACATTGCTAACGCAAGAGCAATACACcggaatttttgttatttagagAACAGCGCACGTCAACATGAATGTATGGACTACCGGTAGGTATTTGCACGCCATACCTCGAACAGTACCATCAGCTCAATCGATGATTATGGCCTTATTTGGCAGATAAgtttttttgtcaagtttgtctgctacaagttttttaaaaactttagctacagtaacttcaaaaattttgtcaaaatttttaaactatacacttcaaaatattcaaaaataatacactccaaaaatttttttaaaaacttctacagtaaaattttagacaaacaccaaaaaaattcacttgtcaAATGAGCCTTTAATAGAAGTTTAGAATGAAAACGCATAGATGAGATACTATGGCCTTCAAGCATTTGGAGACATTTGGCTTGATGATCCCGCAACTGATAGGAGTAAGATActtctaccaaaaaaaaaaaagaaaaaagataggAGTAAGACACGAAATAGAGATCAGAATTGTATATAAATTCAAACTATTTAGCAGATCATGAGTATATGAGGATATGAAAAGCAAACCTTAATAGTGGGATCATCGGGATCCAACGATTAGTTAAACCTATTTCCACCAAGATTGGAACAATTAAACAAAcgcaaattccaaaaaaaaaaaaagaaaaagaaagatacaACCCTATTGATGTCTTATCATACATATGTAATAATGCTAATACCGAAAAAGGAACATTTGATTTTTGAATCAAAGAACTTAAATAACAAAAGACAAACTTTAATAAATCTAATCAAGGAACATAAGAGGGAGGAGGGCAGCAAAATATGCATACCTTCTTGAATGGTTGAAGCGGAAAcgacaaggaaagaaagaggaagAGGAACAACGACATATGGTATGAACCATAACTTGATGAACCAACGATGTTTTTTATTAACAACCCCCATTATTATAATTACCTCAAAAATCTGCTCAACAAATGTTGCAGAAGGGGAAAAGTTTTGCAGTTACACTTCAAAGATTCTTTCCAAGAGATTCCTTGTCTCTGATGCATTACTTTTGTCTTAAAGATATCATAATTGCTCAATCTAATTATCCCGCTCTTTGCATGAGTTCAATTGCACATGTGGAatttcaaaagagaaaaacattTGCAGTTACACTTCCGCCATCAATTAGTCAATTAATCATCAATTTAATCAGCCCGGCTCTTTGCACAAGCTCAATTGCTTGACTCCACCGTGAGCAATTTGCGCTCAAACTATTTAATAAGTATTTACATGTTAAGCATTTGGACCCGTTAGTATAAAACATATACTACACTAACAATATATAAGAGATTTGCTCAGTGAAAATTACATTTACAGTGCATACCATATGTTTATAAAAGTAAAAACATGGTCTAGTTTTAGTAAAGCGATTAATAGTTAGAATTGATTTCACATATGTTGTTAATTATATATAAGGTTAGATGCATGATGCATATgtaaaatttggatttcaaattcaaattaataTTAGTTGTCATATATTCAACAATGATAATATATATAGCATTAGTATACAAAAGATTAATCCTATTAATTATGCTGACTAAGGCACAATTAGATGTGTCCAACTAACTAAAAGGTAAAAACAtttgttttcaaaaattgaagtattagaaaacaaggaaaagattGTATGGGCTCAGGAAAGAGAAAAGTTGTGCCCATTATTTTATCACACACTTTAATCTTTCTGTCTTAAATTGTGATGAAGTGTTAACAATGTATACTTGTGACTTGTGAGAAGTGTAATAAATAGTGATTAATATGGAAAAGTGGTCCGTAAATATGAAGAAGTTTAGAACATAAGTACAAGAAGACAAGAAGTTACagcggattttttttttttttttttacattttgtaGATAAAGGGACCAATATACCCTTTATAGCAGggttaaaatgacaaaaacgTTGCATCAAGTAAGACTCGGTAGTTTCCCAATAACCATGGGGTTAATTAATATGTGTTGATTACTTTGCAAAATTAAATTGAGATATTTTTAGTAAAAATTAGCACAGTTCATGAACTCCGGAGTCTTATCCGGAGAGAAAGACTTTCAGTTATTTTTTTGATAGAAACTAAGTGCTCTAGTAGTTTCGTGGAGAAACTGAAGCAACAATTTGGATGGTTTGGTATTGGTGTGGATGCGCAGGGCACCTCTGGTGGGTTAGCTCTCCTGTGGAAAAAAGATCTTGACATATCATTGAACCGATTCGCAAGTAATTTTATTGATGCCAATGTTCATATGCCAAATTACACATGGCGTTTAACTGGCTTCTATGGACACCCTGATGCTTCAAAGCGAAAATATTCCTGGGACTCTCTTTGCCAACTAAGCTCCCAATCTCGGCTCCCTTGGCTTTGTATTGGTGATTATAATGAGGTCCTCAACCAAAGCGAATTTGAAGGTTCTGGTCCACGAAATAACTGGCAAATCATGAATTTTCGTCAGGCCTTGATGGATAGTAATCTGCATGATGTGGGCTATGAAGGTTTCACTTATACATGGTGCCATAGTCGGACATATCCAAAGACAATTAAAGCGAGACTGATCGCGCTTGTGCAAATCAAGATTTTGTGAACTTATTCCCTGATTCAAAACTCAAGCATGTGCACTCTATATTCTCTGATCATTTGCCTCTAGTTTTTAGTTTCGAGAACTTCTTTAAATCTTCAAAGACTACAAATGAGGCGAAGAGACATAGACGTTTTAGGTTCGAAGCCATGTGGATAAAGGCGGATGATTGTGAAAACGTAATTCGTCAATCTTCGGAGAGTACATCTGCGGATAATGCTTgtgttaatttgttcaagaaaacGGATAAATGTCGAATGGGCCTTTTACAATGGagcaaatcaaaatttggtaatgTTTGTTCTGCAGCAGACGACCTAAGGAAAAAGATTGCTAAGCTGCAGCAGGGGACTCTCTCTGATGCTGTTAATTCTCATATTGGGACTTTAACAAGTCAATTAGAGGCCATTTTGGATCGGGAAAATACTATGTGGAAGCAAAGGAGCAAAACTCACTGGTATCGGGAGGGGGATCGGAATACAGCTTTTTTCCATGCACAGGCATCCAAGCGAAGGAAGCAAAATCAGATAAATGGCCTCTTCAATGATGCGGGGCAGTGGTGTAACTCCCATGATGATCTGGAGCACATTATCTTAGACCATTTTGGATCTATTTTTTCTAGTTCAAAGCCATCTCCTGAGATAATTGATGCAGTTTTGCAAAGGGTGCACCCCAAGGTATCTAGACGAATTAATGATTCGCTTCTGCGAACTTACTCAACCTCTGAGGTAACACAAGCTTTAAATCAAATGCATCCTTTTAAATCTCCCGGTCCTGATGGCATGTCCCCAATATTTTATCAGAAATTTTGGCATATTGTTAGTCAGGATGTAGTGAAATGTGTTCTTGAATTCCTGAACAACGGGCATTTTGATAATCAATTGAATTTCACTTACATTGTGCTTATCCCAAAATGCCAATGCCCATCCAATATCACTCAGTTTCGTCCGATTAGTCTATGTAATGTAATTTATAGATTAGCTTCTAAGGTTATAGCCAATAGATTAAATACAGTTCTTTCAGTAATTCTCTCACCCTTTCAGTCTGCTTTTCTTCCTGGTCGTCTTATTACAGATAATATCCTGATTGCTTACGAAGTTAACCACTCTCTTAAATCAAAGTCGGCAGGCAGGGAGGGATCCATGTCTATTAAATTAGACATGAGCAAAGCATTTGATAGGGTTGAGTGGCCTTTTCTGAAAGGAATGATGTTGGCTTTAGGTTTTCATCCTTTGTTTGTTGATCTTATTTCCAGTTGTTTCTCTACTGTTTCTTATTCTTTTCAGCTGAATGGTGTTCAATTTGGTTATTTACGACCACAGCGGGGCATTAGACAAGGCGATCCAATTTCTCCGTATTTATTTCTTATATGTGCAGAGGCTTTTTCCTGTCTATTGCAAGAAGCAGAGGCTTGTGGTAAATTGTCAGGAGTACGAATAGGTCAGAGTGGCCATAAGCTTCTCATTTATTATTTGCAGACGATACTTTGTTATTTGGCAAAGCGACCCTACAGGAAGCTCGACATATTCAGGATATCTTGCAACTATATAAGGAAGCTTCTGGGCAAGAGATAAATCTTGAGAAATCAGCTGTGGTTTTCAGTAGTAACACAGATTTCTCAACCCGACAAGATATCACTCAGTTTCTAAATATTAAAGAAGTGGTTGCACATGAAAAATATCTTGGTCTTCCCACCATTATTCGACGCTCCAAGCGTGAGGTATTCTCTTCTATCAAGGATAGAATTTGGCAACGAATTCAAGGATGGAATGAACAATGGTTATCAAAAGGGGGAAAGGAAGTGTTGTTGAAAGCAGTTGTTCAGGCAATTCCCACATATTCGATGTCTTGtttcaaatttccagattctttGCTAATGGATATCCAATCAATGATGAGCAATTTTTGGTGGGGTGATGGAAATAAGGCTAGGCCGATTCACTGGGTTAGTTGGGATAAACTTTGCAACCGAAAGGAAGATGGAGGAATGGGCTTTAGGCAGCTTAAGACTTTTAATCTCGCATTGTTATCTAAGCAAGCATGGCGTATTGCTACACAACCATCTAGCCTTCTTCATCGGGTATATAAAGCTAAATACTTTCCCAATACTGATTTCTTCCAAGCTCAGGAAGGATCGCGGCCTTCCTGGTCTTGGCGCGGACTATGTGAGGTCAGGAAGTATATTGAGGCAGGAAGCAGATGGCGAGTTGGTTCTGGCCAGTCTATCAAAATCTGGTCAGATAGGTGGCTTCCACGGCCATTTACTTTTAAGATCGTGTCGCGGTCTACTGCATTGCCCGAGAATTCCACAGTTGATTCCCTAATAGACTGGGAGCGAAAGACTTGGCGAGTTGACTTATTGCAGGAAATTTTTTGGCCTGAGGAGACTGAATTAATTCAAAGCATCCCAATTGGAGACTCTCACAATAGGGATAAGCTCATCTGACACTTTTTAAAGAATGGATCTTTTACTGTGAAGAGTGCATATCACTTGATCAAGCAGCGATCTTCTAATTGGGAGAATTTGCCATCAAGTAGTAGTGCTTTAAAGCAAAGTGTTTGGGCTCGGCTTTGGCACTTGAAGCTTCctgagaaaattaaaattttcttatGGAGGGCATGTAAAGATATACTGCCAACCAGCACAAAACTCAATACTAAAGGGCTCCATTTAGATACCTCTTGCCCGTTATATCTCGCTCCAGTTAATGATATGGATCATACCTTCTTAACTTGTCCTGTAGCGGTGCAAACGTGGGCGCTTAGTTTCTTAAGTCAGAAAATTCAACTGCAATCGGCTGATTAGATTACGTCTTGGCTTCCCAACCAGCTTTTGCGACTATCAAGCAAAGAGATGGAATTGGCGGGGGTTATTCTTTGGAATTTATGGAATAATCGGAATGGAGCAACCTTTGATGGATCCTACAGAGATCCTCTGAGCTTGGTCTCCCTATCCATAGCATTCCTAAATCAATTCCATGAAGCAAACTCCAAAGATAAGTGCCATACACTTGCCTCTCCCCAATCAAGGTTGTCGATAGGTCATTGGATACGACCCAAAGCAGGTTTTGTTAAGGCGAACTTTGATGGAGCTGTGTTTCTGGAGGATAAATCATCAGGGGTTGGTGTCATTATCCGGGATGATAAAGGAAGTTTCATTGCTGGCCTCTCCAAGAAAATTCTTGGGATATTGGAACCAAATGTGGTTGAATCATATGCGGCCAAACATGCTACTCAGCTACTGCAATCTTTGGGTTTCGATAAGATCGTTTTGGAAGGAGATTCACAAAAAGTCATCAAAATGCTAGAGTGTTTGGAATCTGACGATTCATCATGTGGCTTGTTGATTGATGATACCATTGTCTTATGTCAAGATTTCATGTGTTGGAAAGTTTCATGGATTCCTAGGTCGTTTAATGTTCCAGCTCATAACTTTGCCAAGTATGCTATTAATCTTGCAGACTCTTGTATATGGAGAGACTCTCCTCCATCTTTTATTTGTTCTGCACTTGTTGCAGATTCGATCTcctgattaataaaattattctattttattataaaaaaaagtaaaaattagCCCGTAATTTCATTTGAGAATAAGTGtcaattttatttcattcttgTTTTATAACATATAATCACCTATAGGTGAAGCAAATAAGATCATGTAAATCATTTGAATATAGTTGCCGCCTTATACATTTTGATTACGTAGAGATTGAAatgcaaattaaaaaaaaaagaaaatattatgtTAATAAAAAACGTTAATGGAACAAAAAACCTTTAAATCATGTCtcacgtgcaattaaaagagatataaatataaatatgcTTAATTGGAGAGGAAAATTTACATAAATtggatgaaaattttaaaacattttaaTTGGATTGTGATGCAAAGGACATATTTGCGCTCACGAAATTACTCATTtacactgaaaaaaaaaagaagtaaacatttaaaaaaaactttCCCGGTTGGTTTGATTTTTAGCAggtaatttccttttcttttgaaatttgcaCAAACCGACTTTAATTTGTGTTGTTCTTTTTACTGGATATTTGCACCGGCAGAAATTATCCAATTCTGCGTCGAAGAGAAAACTTAACCGACTAATTAATATTGGAAAATTTGTTAAATTGGTCCCTAATATTTATCAAAACTACTTTTTAGTCCCTAATAtataaaatcatccaaaattatCCCTCATATTTAAATTGTGATCCAATTTGGTCATAATGCtcatttttgctcatttctccgGCTAAAAATAACACGTCTCTCTCACGTGATCATATTTTTAGGCGTAAAACTGGAAAACACATTTCATTACCTGATGAAAGTAAAAGGATAGGAGGCCACTTGACTTTATCAACAGGCAAAACATCTCTAGCAGGAAATTGAGAATGGAGCCGACGACGAGGGTGGAGAAAATGAAATCCAATTCATTAAGGCCAAAATTAGGACGAGATGCCATGTCCCCAAGCCGTCACACTCTAGAGCTTTGTCgtcgtcatcatcatcactaACATTTCCAAGTTATGCTGTTAATTAAGGGATGCAATTTAAGGTTTCTTAACAAAGTCAAGTGGTCCCCTATTCTTTTACTTTCAACCGGTAATGCAATGTGTTTTTCGattttgcccctaaaaatatgatcacgtgagagaggcgtgctatttttagccggagaaatgagcaaaaacGAGCATTAGGACCAAATTGGATTACAATTTAAATGTGAGGGATaattttggctgattttatatattagggactaaaaaagtgttttaggtaaatgttagggaccaatttgacaaatttccCATTAATATTTAATGCAGATAAAATCGTCCgctctatttttccttttccctttacCCTTTTCTCTCCGGTACTGAATCCGGCTACCCGTTTCCATATCGTTCCTTTCTTCTCCGTAAGCCGCCGGTCTCCGTCCCCAAATCCTCTAAACAGTTCTCTCTTCCTTTGCCCTCTTCTTCAACCCCCGTCCCCAAATTTAAGCGCTGCAGTTTCAGTCATCGGATTACTGCTCCTACAATCAGTCTCGGGTCTGCCGCCGTCACTTTGTGTTGCGGGTACTCCACAATTTTCAGCCTTTTTTACTTCTGTTGCCTTGGTTTTTGGCTTTCACAGCTGAAAACTAAGGATCAATTTTAGAGAGTAATGTCTATGTATTGAGATTTATAGTGTTTATAGAATTAGAGTTGGGAAAATGTTGCACGTTATAAGGCGTGATTCAAATCGGAATATGATTGTTATGGAttaaaagtgtttttttttcttttcgttctttaaaaaaatcattGCTATTTCGGCGCAAAGCCCCTTCTCCCTCCTCCGTCTGTATTGTTTCTCCAATGCTTTCACCTGTGAATGACTCATGGAAGTGATAGAGTTTATTGACTAGATGATAATTATGTTTGTTGGGTGTATGCTGACTAAATTGGCATATGGGTCTTGTCTCATGAATAGCGCTTTTTGGAAGGTGCGTTTTATGGCcattaattttgttttatttgttcttGTGTATCAGATTGGGTACTGTTAGATTGTTGCGGTATTTCGTGGAGAAAAATCTGAGATTGTAATTGCCAAATTGACTCACTGAGACTTGCGGTAGTCTCACTGATTCTAACCATGGTATGTTAACTGTGTATGTTTGATAGTTTTTTATGACAGGCATTCAAGATAAATGTTGCTTATTagtacctcttttttttttttttttttttttttcattttctttggaaGCAGGGGAATGGTGGACCTATTGACCTGGACAAGTCAACCGCAACATTAGAC carries:
- the LOC113708477 gene encoding uncharacterized protein, with the translated sequence MRYYGLQAFGDIWLDDPATDRKTKCSSSFVEKLKQQFGWFGIGVDAQGTSGGLALLWKKDLDISLNRFASNFIDANVHMPNYTWRLTGFYGHPDASKRKYSWDSLCQLSSQSRLPWLCIGDYNEVLNQSEFEGSGPRNNWQIMNFRQALMDSNLHDVGYEVFSFENFFKSSKTTNEAKRHRRFRFEAMWIKADDCENVIRQSSESTSADNACVNLFKKTDKCRMGLLQWSKSKFGNVCSAADDLRKKIAKLQQGTLSDAVNSHIGTLTSQLEAILDRENTMWKQRSKTHWYREGDRNTAFFHAQASKRRKQNQINGLFNDAGQWCNSHDDLEHIILDHFGSIFSSSKPSPEIIDAVLQRVHPKVSRRINDSLLRTYSTSESAFLPGRLITDNILIAYEVNHSLKSKSAGREGSMSIKLDMSKAFDRLNGVQFGYLRPQRGIRQGDPISPYLFLICAEAFSCLLQEAEACDDTLLFGKATLQEARHIQDILQLYKEASGQEINLEKSAVVFSSNTDFSTRQDITQFLNIKEVVAHEKYLGLPTIIRRSKREVFSSIKDRIWQRIQGWNEQWLSKGGKEVLLKAVVQAIPTYSMSCFKFPDSLLMDIQSMMSNFWWGDGNKARPIHWVSWDKLCNRKEDGGMGFRQLKTFNLALLSKQAWRIATQPSSLLHRVYKAKYFPNTDFFQAQEGSRPSWSWRGLCEVRKYIEAGSRWRVGSGQSIKIWSDRWLPRPFTFKIVSRSTALPENSTVDSLIDWERKTWRVDLLQEIFWPEETELIQSIPIGDSHNRDKLI